A single window of Tunicatimonas pelagia DNA harbors:
- the mobV gene encoding MobV family relaxase — protein MGQFAVFHAMKGKGSGGQLGRHIDRMHQVKNADPSRTHLNQYAVLGKEGKVYLLTHEQFADHRRKGDIPDMYTSVKQRITEGYQGKTAIRKDAVRYVNLMLSGSPEQMSKLEQQGKLTDWMQANYRYVASEFGKENIVRFAMHLDEKTPHIHATVVPLTKDGRLSAKEYLFGHKEKLRGFQDRYAKAMEPFGLERGLKGSRSKHQTTNQYYRQQEHAVSLNLPTVKAKERRGMLGLGQREEYYEIDKASLESFVRAQKEATTSAQQKVQISQHEEQSTRRRARQWQKHAEQLADHVDVRDKLLKQVAEGKRTPEQLKELLDQAQQNVQQRNQRRNRGQGLGL, from the coding sequence ATGGGACAGTTTGCTGTATTTCACGCCATGAAAGGCAAAGGTAGTGGCGGTCAACTCGGCCGACATATCGACCGGATGCATCAGGTGAAGAACGCCGATCCGAGCCGAACCCACCTGAACCAGTACGCGGTATTGGGTAAGGAAGGGAAAGTCTATCTGCTGACTCATGAACAGTTTGCCGACCATCGACGCAAAGGAGACATTCCCGATATGTACACCTCAGTGAAGCAACGTATTACCGAAGGCTACCAGGGTAAGACCGCTATTCGGAAAGATGCCGTTCGATACGTGAACCTGATGCTATCGGGTAGTCCCGAGCAAATGAGCAAACTTGAACAGCAAGGTAAACTGACCGACTGGATGCAAGCAAACTATCGGTACGTGGCTAGTGAGTTCGGGAAAGAAAATATCGTTCGGTTTGCCATGCACCTGGATGAAAAGACCCCGCATATTCACGCTACCGTGGTGCCGCTTACGAAAGATGGTAGGCTCTCAGCTAAGGAATATCTGTTCGGGCACAAAGAGAAGCTGAGAGGCTTTCAGGATCGGTATGCTAAAGCGATGGAACCGTTTGGGTTAGAACGAGGATTGAAAGGCAGTCGTAGCAAGCACCAAACGACGAATCAATACTATCGACAGCAGGAACACGCGGTATCTCTGAATTTGCCTACTGTGAAGGCCAAGGAACGGCGTGGTATGCTCGGCTTGGGTCAGCGTGAAGAATACTACGAAATTGATAAGGCTTCGTTAGAGAGCTTTGTACGGGCTCAAAAAGAAGCAACGACTAGTGCCCAACAGAAAGTACAGATTAGCCAGCACGAAGAACAATCTACCCGGCGACGCGCCCGCCAGTGGCAAAAGCACGCCGAGCAGCTCGCCGATCATGTGGATGTACGGGATAAACTACTCAAACAGGTAGCGGAAGGGAAACGTACTCCTGAGCAGCTCAAAGAGCTACTAGACCAAGCGCAGCAGAACGTACAGCAGCGAAACCAACGTCGAAACCGGGGGCAAGGGTTAGGACTATAG
- a CDS encoding ParA family protein, whose protein sequence is MTLILGVVSQKGGVGKSTIARTIAKAYAQAEWNVLIADLDVKQGTTFEWNSRRLAASLKPELQVQQFSSVVSTLKLKDSYDLIVYDGAPHSTSNTLAIAQQSNLIILPTGGSLDDLRPQIRLAHELVKKGIDRKHIAFVLSRIDASEAEHTETTDYLSQTPYQIISSYIPEKRAFRNALNEGKTLTDTSFKSLNQKAEHCIQSIIDYVSKVS, encoded by the coding sequence ATGACACTGATTTTAGGCGTAGTTAGTCAAAAAGGCGGTGTAGGCAAAAGTACTATAGCCCGTACAATTGCTAAAGCCTATGCTCAAGCTGAATGGAATGTACTCATTGCTGATCTAGATGTAAAGCAGGGAACTACCTTTGAATGGAACAGTAGAAGATTAGCAGCTAGTTTGAAACCTGAGCTACAGGTACAACAGTTTTCTTCGGTAGTCTCTACTCTTAAGCTAAAAGATAGCTACGATCTAATTGTATATGATGGTGCCCCTCACAGTACTTCAAATACGTTAGCAATTGCCCAACAAAGCAACTTAATCATTCTTCCTACTGGTGGTTCTTTAGATGATCTACGGCCACAGATTCGTTTAGCTCATGAACTAGTTAAGAAAGGGATTGACCGAAAACACATTGCTTTTGTACTTAGTCGGATAGATGCTAGTGAAGCGGAGCATACTGAAACAACTGATTACCTTTCTCAAACCCCTTACCAAATTATCAGTAGTTATATTCCAGAGAAACGAGCGTTCCGTAATGCACTGAACGAAGGAAAAACACTTACTGATACTAGCTTTAAATCTCTAAACCAGAAAGCAGAACACTGTATTCAAAGCATTATTGACTATGTGAGCAAAGTTTCATAG